The Colias croceus chromosome 21, ilColCroc2.1 genome window below encodes:
- the LOC123701247 gene encoding MIT domain-containing protein 1-like, translating into MNIESAAVNILKRGVELDTKKRYTEALVCYQEGLQILVDKMKGEADERNRNYLRKKVEEYMNRAEDIKKLVLKQKEEGKFHEQVHIENDSTGHSYKALFGRFLDEEVQYVIIEDPYIRSFHQCQNFLRLCELLVKSCRNLTHIELLTTKDHKTEKDQREWLSYMYSDLLKYHVQLVVKYSETLHDRQIILSSGWVIKIGRGLDFYKATDNKFCLGMHDLDLRQCHETTVDIVHSKNIKQSYG; encoded by the exons ATGAATATAGAAAGTGCTGCTGTGAATATTTTGAAGCGTGGTGTAGAACTTGATACCAAGAAACGGTATACAGAAGCACTCGTTTGTTATCAAGAAGGCCTTCAAATATTGGTGGACAAAATGAAAG gtgaAGCAGATGAAAgaaatagaaattatttaagaaaaaaggTAGAAGAATATATGAATAGAGCAGAAGACATAAAGAAATTAGtgttaaaacaaaaagaagaGGGAAAGTTCCATGAACAGGTGCACATTGAAAATGACTCTACTGGCCATAGTTATAAGGCTTTATTTGGAAGATTTTTAGATGAAGAAGTTCAGTATGTTATTATTGAAGACCCTTATATAAGAAGCTTTCATCAG tgtcAAAATTTCTTAAGGCTATGTGAATTACTAGTAAAGTCATGTAGAAACTTAACACACATAGAGCTACTAACTACAAAAGACCATAAAACAGAAAAGGACCAGAGAGAATGGTTGTCATATATGTACAGTGATCTACTAAAATATCATGTGCAACTTGTTGTTAAATATTCTGAAACGCTTCATGACAGACAAATTAT ACTTAGCTCCGGATGGGTGATAAAAATAGGACGAGGTTTGGACTTCTATAAAGCAACAGATAACAAATTTTGTCTCGGAATGCATGACTTGGATCTGCGGCAGTGTCATGAAACAACAGTTGATATTGTGCATTCTAAGAACATAAAACAATCTTATGGATGA